GACGCCGTCGTTGGTTGCAGGCAGCCAGCCATCTTTTCCCTTGCTTGTACGGGCGGTCAGTCAGTTGAGTGAGTCTGTCCCGTCGCGCTCTCTCTGGGAGACTGGGATCGGATCGCGGCGTCCGCCTGCCTTTTCGCCCTGCCGCAGCTGGAATCTAGCGCCGATCCTCTGCTtcgtttttcttcttcttcattccCATTCTCTCCTCGCTGTCGCGTGTCCTGACCTCCGGGGTACGATGTTTCCGCCCGGTTGTCCGTCAGTCCCCCGAGTTACCTGCCATCAAAATCAAATTGTTCGTTCTTTTTCTTCCGGTGACAAGCTAGGTAGCTGTGCGACCGAGATGCGaattgtttttctttttttaaaaaaaaacgaaGATGCGAATTGTTGAAGAGGACCTTTGAGGAACACTACAGTACTGTTTCATATAACTAGTTCACCCATGGCCATGGGAGAGGAAGAAAATCCGAAAGCCAAGCGGTTGAAACTGAACCTTGAACAGCACATGAACGATACAGTAGCTGAAAAGGCACTGTCGACTCATCTTTCTCTGGATACCTGCAACTCGGTCACACGGATATGTAAATCCAGCAGGAAACGAAGCTGTGGCCGGTCTTTGGAGCAACGTAACCGCTGCAGGGAGGGATACAGCTTGGTGAGATGCAACCGTAAGCAATCAGCCGCAGGGACTTTGGCAAAGTCAAATCCTGACTATAGCCTAGCCCCAAACAGAAACAGGAATAGGAAAAGATTCTTGTTCACGAAATCACGAGAGGGCTAAAGCTGAACTGAACTGAGCTGCCATCTTCCCAGGATTTGAACTATTGAGTTCTCTGAACTACAATATTCATTAGCTGCAATACAAATTACGAATTACgatgagagggagggagggagggagtaaTCCCCTCCCAGTGACAGTGAGTGTCCAAGTGCAACAAGACAAGGGTCGAGACAAACTAATTACTGAAACTGCCATGCTGTCCTGGACAGTCTTCACTGGTGCTCACTGCTACCATACCATCCCATTCGCATTCCTGTCGACGATTGACACAGCCATGTACGTGCCCAACACCATCGCTGTTACCAAATAAAACACATCTGAAAACTACTCTCAGTTGTCAGCTAATGATTCCTTCATCAAatcctcaaaaaaaaaacttttctTTGTGTGTGTGGCTAGCGtacatctttttttttctctcgaaCAATGGCTAGCGTACATTTTCATGGTCCAGTCCATGTCGAGGCAAGAAGAAGATTCAGAAATTGGAGGACCACAGGTGGTGCAAGAAAAGGAACAAGAGAAGAGAGGTCACCAAGACGTACCAGCAGTCAAAACCACACATTTCCGACGAATCAAACCAGAGAGGAACAAAATTTTAAAAGGGAAAAGATCTCGAGACAGGAGTCCCCAATAGCAGCAGGGAGCCCGATTAAATTAGTGCTAATACTTCCACCCCATTAGGCTAATCACGGTGGGGGTTTCATATCCCTATTTCCAAGAATGCTATATCAGCCTGGGGAATAAATGAAACACTatgcctcaatggagagttttATTTTATTGTTTCCAAagctaaccagtgtaattaaatgctagttgattTAGTGGTGTATAGGATCCCCCATAAAACAATAGCGGTCACAGTGATCGTTTCACGCCATTTACAGCGTCTTGGAAACGAGTTAGCAGAGTATCATTgggatgaaactggttccttctcttccctcattAAATCAGTACCACATCATCAAAAATACTGATATGTTATGAGAATTAATGCTATGAAACTCGCCATAAAACCTCATTGTGATTAGCCTGAGCAGTCttaagaaaagagagagagagatgctgATGCCCCCATTGTTACATAACATAATCCCTGATTATGCTCGCCTCGCCGCTGCCAATATTACATTACAAAACATTTTTAGACTAGTAGTGCGCGCACTAACTAGTCCGCCACCTTCCTCCTCCGCCGATCCTCTCTGTCACCGAGCCGCCATTTAATTCCTCGTCCTTCCTCGCGCTAGATCCTCCTCACACGACATTCTCTCTCTGCATCCTCTGCCGGCTTCCCTCTCGCTCTCTTCCTCCCCTGCCGCTGCCCCTGGCCCCGGCGGGCGTCTGCTGCTTCCCTTGCTCGCCTCgcctcggcttcctcctcctctctttaCTCCAACTGCTCCCACTCCCCAACCAACTCCACTCCCCCACTCCCATTTCTGCCCTTCATCCACATGTGCCCGtgccgagcggcagcggcggtgccCAGCAGCGGCGCGCCACCCATGGCTCCGTGAACCCGTTCGCGGCCGCTCTCCTGGACTCTTCACTCGTCGTGATCAAGCTGGGGGTTAGCGATCTGGCACCACTAGCTTAGTGCCGTTGCTTAGGCTTCGACATGAGCGGGCGctgggctgcggcggcggcaccgCCGAGCCTCCTGCAGGTCCTCCTCGCCTTGCATTGCGGGGTCGTGTTCCTGCaatgctccgccgcctccgccatgAGCGGCGACGGTGAGTGCTGtttccttctcttttttccGTTCTTCATTTTCCACGGGGAATTCGTGCGGTTTCTGTTCGAATTCTTGCAGACTCAATTTGCTCCCCGTTGCCTCCATTTCTGGAAGATACGTTTcagtttctttccttttctcttctccCTCCTGATTTCAAACGGCCCTTTAGTTTTTGCGTCCTGATCTGTTCACTTCAGAAATCCGTCCTTGCCAAATGCAACCGCATTACCGCCTGCGACAATTGATTCCAGTTCACTGCACCAGCTTCAATTTGCAAAGTCGAAAAATACTTTTTCATTTCGCACATACATTTTGTGATCTGCGAGCTCGCTTCTAACTGCTAAGCAGATTAGGATTTTAATTTTCCCCATTCTGGTCTCCTTATGCTCCTGCGAAATTCTCAATCTTTTCTCTCTGACGCGTGGATTTCATTGTGCCAGTGTCGGCGCTCATGGCATTCAAACGCGCAATCATCGAGGATCCTCACTCCGTGCTATCAGACTGGACTGATGCGGACGGCAACGCCTGCGACTGGCACGGCGTGATCTGCTCCGCGCCGCAGGGCTCCGTCATCTCACTGTAAGGAACTCCGCCGCTCTCCTAGATCTCACTCATGGTCTCTTGCTTCGTGCTCGGCACCCAGTTAGCAGCTGGCCAGTACCAACAACCTGCTATTTTTTGCTGGGTACTTAACTCGACAGGGGAAAAGGAGCTTTATTTGCTTAAGCTTCGAATCAGTAGGATTAGGTGTTCAAGTGAAGTCTTGCTTGGTACTTAACCACTGCCACTGGCCCGTCAGTGCATGTGCAAACAGCTCAAAAGATGCAGTGCGATTTGCCGGTTAGATGTTACTCGGTATTCAGTAGGTTTGGTTCACACTTCACGGGCACAGCCCAACAACATTTTGTACTTGCTTATCAGGTCAAAATCTTTTTCTAATGGATTTGCTGTCAATGACTTAGTGATGTGGACTTTGCATCTTTcaggaagctatcaaactcatCTCTCAAGGGATTCATTGCACCTGAACTTGGACGTCTTAATTTCTTGCAAGAGCTGTATGTTCCTTTTTTATGTCGTTTCAACTAGTTTTTATGAAGTTAGCTATACGGTTTTTAAAGTTGTCCCATTTTCCAAACAGTTATTTGGATCAAAACCTGTTCTTTGGTACAATTCCGAGACAAATTGGCTCGCTGAGGAACTTGAGAGTTCTGGATTTGAGTGTTAATCGGCTCACTGGCCCTGTCCCATCTGAGTTAGGCGAGTTGAGCAGCGTGAGCGTAATGTAAGGCATATCTGTCTTGTTTTTGCATTTGTTACTTTCTAGTTTGGCTTCATCTTTGATATCAGAACTAAAGGCTGCTGCTTCATTCATCTCATGTAGAAATTTCCATTCAAATGGGTTGACTGGGAAAATACCATCGGAGCTGGGAAAACTACAGAACCTCGTCGAGCTGAGGTTGGACAGGAATAGATTGAAGGGATCAATTCCGGGAAGCAATACTGGCAGTTTTTCTCCTACTTCAAATATCGGGTTGGTGACTTCTCCTAATTCCCCCTGTGCGTGGTGCTCCACACTGTAACAGAGATATCTATATTACATTTTAGAGAATTGCCAGAATAACAAATGCAGCTAGTTACAGTGCTGTTATTATACTCTATATTCATGGAATGCATACATGTATAGCCAAATTGAATTTTAATTTGCATCATCAAAATATTCATGATTCATGGGAAAACAAACAAAAGATATTAACTTCAGAGCAAATGAGCAATGTCCTGATATTGTGTTACTTTATCTGAATTAGTATTTGTTTGCTCCATCAGATCCACAGCTTACAATGGACTATGCCCTTCTCACCGATTATATGTTGGTGATTTCTCTTACAACTTTCTTGTTGGAAAAATTCCACCCTGCTTGAAATATCTACCAAGGTACTATTACGTGATATACTTGCTACTATTTCTGTATATCATTAAGTTTGTCCATTTACAAGGCCTTTCTGCAGGTCAAGTTTCCAAGGGAACTGCTTCCAGGATGAGTACTCTACCCAACAGCGAGCTTTGCAAATTTGTATAAGTATGTTTTTTTGTTTTCTACGACCCAGACGAATCACTATAAATTGATACATTTCAGCTACTTTTGTATGTTGTACCTGAGTGGAATGATTTAATCACTGAAATACTAAACATCTGTTGACACTATCCATGCTGTACCTTTAGATGTTTTCTTTTAGAGTTTTCTATCACTTTGTCATGCTAGGTATCATTTTTTTTTCCATGCACTTACGCCAGTCTTTTACTTTTTGCTGCCTGAGGAAGTGCAGCATGACCTATCAAATTGAAATTCAAGCAGCGAATGTGGATTGCAGCTGTATACTTTATAATTAACACTTTGTAGTCTCCCAAGATCACTTTTGAACTCCCACTGAACATGAATATACTCTTTTGGTGTAGGTGGTTCTACTGGCCAGCGAGGTGGCATAAATGGATCCAAAcatcctgtacataagcatgaAAGAATGCAGCAACCAACTTGGcttcttgttttagaaattgcaACTGGCATTCTTCTGGTTGTCTTTGTGATTACTGGTATTGTTACTGCTTCCAGAAGCTGCAAGCTGAAGCCTTCTATAAGAATATCCTCATGGAATCGATCGAAGAGTTGGAGCGATGAGATAACAGTGTTGATTGGTTAGTATTAAGTTCATTGCCCAAAAGAACAGTCAATGAATAAGTTAATATGTATTTGGTTGATGTATCCATGTTCTCTCCAGATTCTGATATGCTGAAAAGTTTACCAAAACTAAGTCGCCAGGAGCTTGAAGTAGCTTGTGAGGATTTTAGCAACATTATTGGCTCGTCTCCTGAGACAGTAGTCTACAAAGGAACCATGAAGGATGGGCCTGAAGTTTCTGTCATATCATTATGCGCCTTTGAAGGTCATTGGACTAGCCACCATGAACTCTTTTACCAAAACAAGGTAAGTTATGAACATTATGGGATACAACCACTTCCTTTCTTGGAAATTAAACGTATGATTTTTCAGGTTATTGATGTGGCAAGATTGAATCATGAGAACATAGCAAAGTTTCTAGGCTACTGTAGAGAGAGTGATCCATTCTCAAGGATGCTAGTCTTTGAGTACGCATCAAATGGGACCTTATTTGAACATCTACATTGTAAGCCGTTTGCTCTATTGTTTTGGTAGTTACCTGCAGCCTAAGCAATTCCCGTTTCATGTCTAATTGATTTTATTATGGACGTTTTTCTTTAGATGGAGAAGGAGCCCAGTTATCTTGGCTCAGGCGGATGAAAATAGCCATTGGGATCGCCCAGGGTCTAAGATACTTGCATACCGAGTTGCAGCCCCCATTTGCTATATCTGAGCTGAATTCGAATTCTGTGTACGTTACAGAAGATTTTACGCCAAAGGTATATTCTGCACATAAGCTGGTACATGCGTATTAATTGATTCAACCCCTAAAGACTACGTTCCTTTCTGCTCCTCAGAAAAAACATGATATCGTCTTCTGCATGTTTTTGCTTGTCTTACATTTAATAATTTTTAGTTATCCTATGTGTAAATACTCACCAACTTGGCGAAACAATAATTTTTCCTGTTCTGTGTCTCTTTGCAGCTGGTTGATTTCGAGTGCTGGAAAATGATGTTTTCGAAACATGAGAAGGCTCCGAGCCACTTCAATAGTAAAGGTTCTTTTCCTGGTCATGGGGATTCTGCGGAGGATAAACATGCAGATATCCAAGGCAACACATATGCTTTCGGGGTGATTTTACTGGAGATTATCAGTGGACGGCTTCCATACTGCAAGGATAAAGGATATTTGGTTGACTGGGTGAGCCAATCTATGTCCTTTATAGATCTATTTCCTGCACTGCTGATTTTACATAAAAAGCTAAGCAAGCCTGCTCCACAATCCTAATTTCGTACCACCATGAAGTAGACTGTCTGCAAAAGGAAGTTCAGAAGTATAAATGGGGGACTGCAGGTTGGAAAAACCATGGGTTCAGAAGCATTACGCTTAGTACTAACATATGTGAAGGCGGTCTATTGTTTTGGCTAACTGAAAGAGGCCATTCGGGGCAAGAAAAGTGTGCTCACATCTCACTGCGCGCTGATTCTGATTCTTTACGCAGGCTACCAAGTTCCTCCAGCAGCCCGAGGAGATCGGGAAGCTTGTCGACCCCGAGCTGAGCAACGTGAGGACGGAGGATCTCGCGGTCCTGTGCAGCGTGGTGAGCCGGTGCATCGACCCTGACCCTTCCAAGAGACCGTCGATGCAGATCATCACGGGCGTGCTGGAGAACGGGATCGACCTGTCGGCGGCCGCCATCCTCAAGGAGTCGTCGCTGGCGTGGGCCGAGCTCGCCCTGGCCTTGTGACATGCCTGCCTTTCCGCCCGTCACCCTGTAAATCCATCGTCGCGCACGCTAATATTAGCCGTGGTTGTCTGTCTGCTTGAcgtatagagagagagagaggacctACCTTCCGCTGCGGCGGAGGAGCAGGAGCTGCTCAGGTTCGCGCAGGGCACTGATTTGTTTGTGACTGATGTAATACGATTTGTTATAGCTGATGGTGTGCGGGGGAGGCATTGCGAGTGTATCTGCGATGCTGTCGCCTGTCTGAATGAGAACTTGTGTGGCATCTCGGTTGCCCCCCGCCCCTATAGACTGAGTGATCATCAGGTATTCAGGTAGTGCTGCTGGTGCTGGCCTGCCCAGACCTGTGTGTTTGTGTTGGGTGGAACTTGCGTTGCGTAACTGTAGGAAGAATGTCGACCTTGTTTGTGAATGGCAATACTCTGTATTCTGCATAGCATAACTGAAGGAAGAATGTCAGTCGTAGCCAGTAGTAGATCCCATGGATCTTCACGCGTGTCCCCGCTTGGTGCGGAACAGAACAGCTTCAGAAACCTGACTGAAATCGACGGATGctggatcgatcgatcgatctatCTATCTGAGAACTTTGATCGGATGCGGAACAGAACAGAACAGCTTCAGAAACTTTGATCAAGACAGCATCTGTATTGGATGCCGGTCGGTATTCGAGAAGCGCCGCTAGAGCATTCTGTCCGTCCGTTTCTGCGTTGTTCCATCGCCATCCGCATTTCGCAACGCCATTTGTTTCAATCCCGACGCCGCCACGAATATTCGCGGTAACGTCAAGGTCAGGGGCAGAGAGATGCCATGACGACATCCATCTCGATGCAATTTCCTCCTCTCGCGCCGCCATCGCAGGCACAGTCAAGAACCTACCAACCCTGGCGCCACGCAGCGCTCCGGAATCTACCACGCTACTCCAGGCTAACGGGTACACAACAGAGAGAACGACGAAGAGCCAACAACAGCAGATGAGAATCGCACGCACCGCGAGAATGTTTATTATTCTTGTAATTTGTCAATGCGGCAACGGCAGCTACTGGTGGTGGGTGGTGCCGGCAGGAGGAGGGTTTCACATTCAGGCGGCCTTGGCCGGCTGCACGAAGTGCTGCGCCACGATGCGCCGCTGGATCTTGCCCGTGGCCGTCTTGGGGAGCTCGCCGGTGATGAACACCTTCTTGGGCACCTTGAATGACGCCAGGTTCTTCCGGCAGTGCGCCACCACGTCGCCCTCCCCCAGCGCCGACCCCTCGCGCGGGATCACCGCGCAGTTGATCTCCTCGCCGTACTTGTCGTCGGGCACGCCGAACGACACCGCCTGCGCCACGCCGGGGTGGTCCAGCAGCACGGCGTCCACCTCGATGGGCGAGATCTTCTCGCCGCCGCGGTTGATCAGCTCCTTGATGCGCCCCACCAGGTGCACGTACCCCTCGTCGTCCACCACGCCGATGTCGCCCGTGTGGAACCACCCGAACCGGAACGCCGCCTCGTTCGCCTCCGGGTTGCCCTTGTACCCCGCCGTCACGTTGCCGCCGCGGATGCACACCTCGCCGGGCTTCCCGGCCGCCACCCGCGACCCCTCCTCATCCAGGATCGCCAGCTCCTGCCCCACGGGGCGGCCCACCGAGCCGGGCTTCCGCGCCCCGTCCTGCGGCAGCGGGTTCGACGTCATCAGGTGCGACGCCTCCGTCATGGCGTACGCCTCCAGCACCGGCGCGCCGAacgccgcctccagcttctccagGATCACCGGCGCCAGCGACGCGCTGCAGCTGCGGACGAACCGGAGCGCCGGGTAGGACGCCTCCGGCTTGGACGCGTGCCGGTCCAGGATGATCTGGTGGATGGTGGGCACGGCGGTGTACCAGGTGGCGCCCGACGCGCGCATGTCGGCCCAGAAGCTGGACGCCGAGAACCGCCCGGCGGCCGGGAGCGCCACGGACGCGCCGGAGGCCAGCGAGCTGAGGAGCCCGCACAGGAGGCCGTGCACGTGGAACAGCGGCAGCACCACCACGGTGGCGTCCGTCTCGGCGAGGCGGTACACGGAGCGGATGTTGCGGACGGACGCCGCCAGGTTGGCCTGCGTGAGCGGCACCCCCTTGGGCCGGCTCGTGGTGCCGGAGGTGTGCAGGAACAGGGCCACGTCGGACGGGTCGTTGTTGGTGTCCTCTTGGTGGGAGGAGTGGGAGCCGTTCCcgttggcggcggcgcagccCAGGCCGGCGAGGTGGACGGGGCCGGCGGCGTCCTTGAGGGTGGCTGCGGCGTGGACGAG
The sequence above is drawn from the Panicum hallii strain FIL2 chromosome 7, PHallii_v3.1, whole genome shotgun sequence genome and encodes:
- the LOC112899341 gene encoding probable LRR receptor-like serine/threonine-protein kinase At1g63430 translates to MSGRWAAAAAPPSLLQVLLALHCGVVFLQCSAASAMSGDVSALMAFKRAIIEDPHSVLSDWTDADGNACDWHGVICSAPQGSVISLKLSNSSLKGFIAPELGRLNFLQELYLDQNLFFGTIPRQIGSLRNLRVLDLSVNRLTGPVPSELGELSSVSVINFHSNGLTGKIPSELGKLQNLVELRLDRNRLKGSIPGSNTGSFSPTSNIGSTAYNGLCPSHRLYVGDFSYNFLVGKIPPCLKYLPRSSFQGNCFQDEYSTQQRALQICISGSTGQRGGINGSKHPVHKHERMQQPTWLLVLEIATGILLVVFVITGIVTASRSCKLKPSIRISSWNRSKSWSDEITVLIDSDMLKSLPKLSRQELEVACEDFSNIIGSSPETVVYKGTMKDGPEVSVISLCAFEGHWTSHHELFYQNKVIDVARLNHENIAKFLGYCRESDPFSRMLVFEYASNGTLFEHLHYGEGAQLSWLRRMKIAIGIAQGLRYLHTELQPPFAISELNSNSVYVTEDFTPKLVDFECWKMMFSKHEKAPSHFNSKGSFPGHGDSAEDKHADIQGNTYAFGVILLEIISGRLPYCKDKGYLVDWATKFLQQPEEIGKLVDPELSNVRTEDLAVLCSVVSRCIDPDPSKRPSMQIITGVLENGIDLSAAAILKESSLAWAELALAL
- the LOC112899342 gene encoding oxalate--CoA ligase, which encodes MAADAPTLTALLKKAAAAFPARRAVSVPGKIDLTHAALDALVDAAAARLAADAGVRQGHVVALSFPNTIELVIMFLAVIRARAVAAPLNPAYTQDEFEFYLSDSESRLLITNAEGNPAAQAAAAKLGLVHAAATLKDAAGPVHLAGLGCAAANGNGSHSSHQEDTNNDPSDVALFLHTSGTTSRPKGVPLTQANLAASVRNIRSVYRLAETDATVVVLPLFHVHGLLCGLLSSLASGASVALPAAGRFSASSFWADMRASGATWYTAVPTIHQIILDRHASKPEASYPALRFVRSCSASLAPVILEKLEAAFGAPVLEAYAMTEASHLMTSNPLPQDGARKPGSVGRPVGQELAILDEEGSRVAAGKPGEVCIRGGNVTAGYKGNPEANEAAFRFGWFHTGDIGVVDDEGYVHLVGRIKELINRGGEKISPIEVDAVLLDHPGVAQAVSFGVPDDKYGEEINCAVIPREGSALGEGDVVAHCRKNLASFKVPKKVFITGELPKTATGKIQRRIVAQHFVQPAKAA